The Lates calcarifer isolate ASB-BC8 linkage group LG6, TLL_Latcal_v3, whole genome shotgun sequence genome includes a region encoding these proteins:
- the LOC108882674 gene encoding keratin, type II cytoskeletal 8 → MTSSIKTTSYSLRSSSGPRSFSSSSYAGPGGITSRKSYNVKTSYGVSRGYGGAGITSSSAYGLGSSMGGVGMGMGMGMGGGMVAQAPITAVTVNKSLLAPLNLEIDPTIQAVRTQEKEQIKSLNNRFASFIDKVRFLEQQNKMLETKWNLLQGQTTTRSNIDAMFEAYIANLRRQLDSLGNDKMKLEADLHNMQGLVEDFKNKYEDEINKRTECENDFVLIKKDVDEAYMNKVELEAKLESLTDEINFLRSIYEEELRELQSQIKDTSVIVEMDNSRNLDMDAIVAEVKAQYEDIANRTRSEAETWYKTKFEEMQTSANRYGDDLRATRSEIADLNRMIQRLTSEIDAVKGQRANLEAQIAEAEERGEMAVRDAKARIKDLEDALQRAKQDMARQIREYQDLMNVKLALDIEIATYRKLLEGEEDRLANGIKAINISQQSTSYSSFPVDSMKSSYSSSYSSGYSSGYGSGYGSGVGGFSGSSAGGYGTTQSKKNVVIKMIETKDGRVVSESSEVIED, encoded by the exons ATGACCTCCAGCATTAAGACCACTTCTTACAGTTTGAGGAGCTCTTCTGGCCCAcggagcttcagcagcagctcttaTGCTGGACCAGGCGGTATCACCTCCCGCAAGAGCTACAATGTCAAGACTTCCTATGGAGTCAGCAGGGGCTATGGAGGAGCTGGCATCACCAGTAGCTCTGCCTATGGCCTGGGCTCAAGCATGGGTGGTGTAGGAATGGGTATGGGTATGGGTATGGGTGGTGGCATGGTTGCTCAGGCCCCCATCACTGCTGTAACTGTGAACAAGAGTCTGCTGGCCCCCCTGAACCTCGAGATTGACCCCACCATCCAGGCCGTCCGCACCCAGGAGAAGGAGCAGATCAAGAGTCTCAACAACCGCTTCGCTTCCTTCATTGACAAG GTTCGCTTCCTGGAGCAGCAGAACAAAATGCTGGAGACCAAGTGGAACCTGCTGCAGGGACAGACCACCACCCGCTCCAACATTGACGCCATGTTCGAGGCCTACATCGCCAACCTACGCAGACAGCTGGACAGCCTGGGCAATGACAAGATGAAGCTGGAGGCTGACCTCCACAACATGCAGGGCCTGGTGGAGGACTTCAAGAACAA gtATGAAGATGAGATCAACAAGCGCACAGAGTGTGAGAATGACTTCGTCCTCATCAAGAAG GATGTCGATGAGGCCTACATGAATAAGGTTGAGCTGGAGGCCAAGCTTGAGAGTCTGACAGATGAGATCAACTTCCTCAGGTCGATCTATGAGGAG GAACTGCGTGAGCTCCAGAGCCAGATCAAGGACACCTCAGTCATTGTGGAGATGGACAACAGCCGCAACCTGGACATGGACGCCATTGTGGCTGAAGTCAAGGCTCAGTACGAGGACATCGCCAACCGCACCCGCTCCGAAGCAGAGACATGGTACAAGACCAAG TTTGAGGAGATGCAGACGTCCGCCAACAGATATGGAGATGACCTGAGGGCAACCAGGTCAGAGATCGCAGACCTCAACCGCATGATCCAGAGACTGACATCAGAAATTGATGCTGTCAAGGGACAG CGTGCCAACTTGGAGGCCCAGATCGCTGAGGCTGAGGAGCGTGGTGAAATGGCAGTGAGGGACGCCAAGGCCCGCATCAAGGACCTTGAAGACGCCCTGCAGAGAGCCAAACAGGACATGGCCCGCCAGATCAGAGAATACCAGGACCTGATGAACGTCAAGCTTGCTCTGGACATTGAGATCGCAACTTACAGGAAACTgctggagggagaagaggaCAGGCTGGCAAACGGCATCAAAGCTATCAACATCTCCCAACAAAGTA CAAGCTACAGCAGTTTCCCCGTGGACTCCATGAAGAGCAGCTACTCCAGCAGCTACTCCAGTGGTTACAGCAGCGGATATGGTAGCGGATATGGCAGTGGCGTTGGTGGCTTCAGTGGCAGCAGTGCCGGCGGCTACGGCACCACCCAGAGCAAGAAGAATGTTGTTATCAAAATGATTGAGACCAAAGACGGCAGAGTGGTGTCTGAGTCCTCTGAGGTCATTGAGGATTGA